One genomic window of Glycine soja cultivar W05 chromosome 9, ASM419377v2, whole genome shotgun sequence includes the following:
- the LOC114367867 gene encoding CBL-interacting serine/threonine-protein kinase 6-like yields the protein MMGEKSNSNSGDAINSTLLHGKYELGRLLGHGSFAKVYHARHLNTGKSVAMKVVGKEKVVKVGMMEQIKREISAMNMVKHPNIVQLHEVMASKSKIYIAMELVRGGELFNKIARGRLREETARLYFQQLISAVDFCHSRGVFHRDLKPENLLLDDDGNLKVTDFGLSTFSEHLRHDGLLHTTCGTPAYVAPEVIGKRGYDGAKADIWSCGVILYVLLAGFLPFQDENLVALYKKIYRGDFKCPPWFSSEARRLITKLLDPNPNTRITISKIMDSSWFKKPVPKNLVGKKREELNLEEKIKHQEQEVSTTMNAFHIISLSEGFDLSPLFEEKKREEKELRFATTRPASSVISRLEDLAKAVKFDVKKSETKVRLQGQENGRKGKLAIAADLYAVTPSFLVVEVKKDNGDTLEYNQFCSKELRPALKDIVWRTSPAENPTLA from the coding sequence atgatgggAGAGAAAAGCAACAGCAACAGCGGCGACGCGATTAACTCGACGCTGCTCCACGGGAAGTACGAGCTGGGGCGGCTGTTAGGCCACGGAAGCTTCGCGAAGGTATACCACGCGCGCCACCTAAACACCGGAAAGAGCGTGGCGATGAAGGTGGTGGGAAAAGAGAAGGTGGTGAAGGTAGGCATGATGGAACAAATCAAGAGAGAGATCTCAGCCATGAACATGGTGAAGCACCCGAACATCGTTCAACTTCACGAGGTCATGGCGAGCAAGTCCAAGATCTACATCGCCATGGAGCTCGTGCGCGGCGGCGAGCTCTTCAACAAGATCGCCAGAGGCCGGCTCCGGGAGGAAACCGCCAGACTTTACTTCCAACAACTCATCTCCGCGGTGGACTTCTGCCACAGCCGCGGCGTCTTCCACCGCGACCTCAAGCCGGAGAACCTCCTCCTCGACGACGATGGCAACCTCAAGGTCACTGACTTCGGCCTCAGCACTTTCTCCGAGCATCTCAGGCACGACGGCCTGCTGCACACTACGTGTGGCACGCCGGCCTACGTTGCGCCTGAGGTCATCGGAAAAAGAGGTTACGACGGCGCCAAGGCTGATATTTGGTCTTGTGGCGTAATCCTCTACGTACTTCTTGCTGGTTTTTTACCTTTCCAGGATGAAAACTTGGTGGCTTTGTACAAGAAAATTTACCGCGGTGACTTCAAGTGTCCACCGTGGTTTTCCTCCGAGGCACGGAGGCTCATCACCAAGCTCCTCGACCCGAACCCGAACACGCGAATCACGATTTCGAAAATCATGGACTCGTCGTGGTTCAAGAAACCCGTGCCAAAGAACTTGGTgggaaagaaaagagaggaattGAACTTGGAGGAAAAGATTAAACATCAGGAGCAAGAAGTTTCCACTACGATGAATGCATTTCACATCATTTCCCTTTCGGAAGGGTTCGATTTGTCGCCGTTGTTCGAGGAGAAGAAGAGGGAGGAGAAAGAGTTACGTTTCGCCACCACGCGCCCCGCGAGTAGCGTGATTTCGAGATTGGAAGATTTAGCGAAGGCGGTGAAGTTCGACGTGAAAAAGAGCGAGACTAAGGTGAGGTTGCAGGGTCAAGAAAATGGGCGAAAAGGTAAACTCGCTATTGCTGCGGATTTGTACGCCGTGACGCCGTCGTTTTTGGTCGTGGAGGTTAAGAAAGACAACGGTGACACCTTGGAGTATAACCAGTTCTGCAGCA